The following coding sequences lie in one Heyndrickxia oleronia genomic window:
- the recX gene encoding recombination regulator RecX, protein MPIITKISVQKNNVERYNIFLDGNYSFSVDEEVLARFQLMKGKELSELDITEINYEDEIRKGVNSAIHYLSFRMRSEREVRDYLKQKEYPEPAIQEVIHKLYQLKYINDVEFAIAFVRTQVNTTKKGPSVLKRELKEKGISETNIDIAMKEYPMDAQLSHATALIEKTIKQNQKLSERSLKQKIEQNLLRKGFSGEMIQMAMNEVTIEKDEDQEWHAMIEQGMKAHRKFQKYSGYEYEQKMKQTLYRKGFSIELIDRFINEYEK, encoded by the coding sequence ATGCCAATTATTACGAAAATATCCGTACAAAAGAATAATGTTGAACGGTATAATATCTTTCTTGATGGGAACTACTCCTTTAGTGTGGATGAAGAAGTATTAGCACGATTTCAGTTAATGAAGGGGAAGGAACTATCTGAATTAGATATTACTGAAATCAACTATGAGGATGAGATCCGTAAGGGTGTTAATAGTGCCATACATTATCTTTCCTTTCGCATGCGTTCTGAAAGGGAAGTTAGGGATTATTTAAAGCAAAAAGAATATCCTGAACCTGCGATTCAAGAAGTTATCCATAAATTATATCAATTGAAATATATAAATGATGTAGAGTTTGCTATTGCCTTTGTTCGAACACAAGTCAATACAACGAAAAAAGGGCCAAGTGTTTTAAAACGGGAGTTAAAGGAGAAGGGGATTTCTGAAACGAATATTGACATAGCGATGAAGGAATATCCAATGGATGCTCAGCTTTCCCATGCGACAGCACTGATTGAAAAAACAATCAAGCAGAACCAGAAGCTTTCCGAGAGAAGTTTAAAGCAAAAAATTGAACAGAATTTACTGAGAAAAGGTTTTTCGGGAGAAATGATCCAAATGGCCATGAATGAGGTAACAATCGAAAAGGATGAGGATCAGGAATGGCATGCGATGATTGAGCAAGGAATGAAGGCGCATCGGAAATTCCAAAAGTATAGTGGCTATGAGTATGAGCAAAAAATGAAACAGACCTTATATCGAAAAGGATTTTCAATCGAATTAATCGACCGATTTATCAATGAATATGAAAAGTGA
- the trpB gene encoding tryptophan synthase subunit beta: MTTYTQPNEKGHFGMFGGRFVPETLMPAVLELETAYEEAIKDPQFLQQVDYYFKQYIGRETPLYYAENLSKQLGGPNIYLKREDLNHTGAHKINNAIGQALLTLRMGKKKVVAETGAGQHGVATATACALLGLECVVFMGAEDIQRQKLNVFRMELLGAEVKSVEQGSGTLKDAVNEALRYWVTHVEDTHYILGSVVGPHPFPRIVRDFQSVIGSETRRQIQEQTGKLPDAVVACIGGGSNSIGMFYPFVNDSDVKLYGVEAGGSGIDTGKHAATLTDGKIGVLHGTMTYLLQDDHGQIQEAHSISAGLDYPGVGPEHSYLKESGRVHYTAITDVEALEAFELLTKTEGIIPALESSHAVAYATKLAKEMSADETLVICLSGRGDKDVETIKKIKGGL; encoded by the coding sequence ATGACAACATATACACAACCAAATGAAAAAGGACATTTCGGAATGTTTGGTGGCAGATTTGTTCCGGAAACATTGATGCCAGCTGTATTGGAGCTGGAGACAGCTTATGAAGAGGCAATAAAGGATCCGCAATTTTTGCAACAAGTTGATTATTATTTTAAGCAGTACATCGGTCGGGAAACACCATTGTACTATGCTGAAAATTTATCAAAACAATTAGGTGGTCCGAACATTTACTTAAAACGAGAAGATTTGAATCATACAGGTGCACATAAAATCAATAATGCGATTGGTCAGGCTCTTTTAACACTAAGGATGGGGAAAAAGAAGGTAGTGGCAGAAACAGGTGCCGGACAGCATGGAGTTGCAACAGCAACTGCCTGTGCCTTGCTTGGACTTGAATGTGTAGTATTCATGGGTGCTGAAGATATTCAAAGACAAAAATTAAATGTGTTCCGGATGGAGCTATTAGGTGCAGAAGTAAAAAGTGTGGAGCAAGGGAGCGGAACATTAAAGGATGCGGTCAATGAGGCATTAAGATACTGGGTCACACATGTTGAAGATACCCATTATATATTAGGTTCTGTTGTGGGACCCCATCCATTTCCGAGAATTGTTCGTGACTTTCAAAGTGTCATAGGAAGTGAAACGCGTAGACAAATACAAGAACAAACAGGAAAACTTCCTGATGCAGTAGTGGCTTGTATTGGAGGGGGAAGTAATTCAATTGGAATGTTCTACCCATTTGTTAATGATTCCGATGTCAAGCTTTATGGCGTGGAAGCAGGAGGATCAGGCATCGATACGGGAAAACACGCGGCAACATTAACAGATGGGAAGATCGGGGTTCTCCATGGAACGATGACGTATTTATTACAGGATGATCATGGACAAATACAAGAAGCCCACTCTATTTCAGCCGGTCTGGATTACCCGGGTGTAGGTCCTGAACATAGCTATTTGAAGGAATCAGGCAGGGTGCACTATACAGCAATTACCGATGTAGAGGCATTAGAAGCGTTTGAGCTTTTAACAAAAACAGAAGGGATCATTCCAGCATTAGAAAGCTCGCATGCTGTCGCTTATGCAACTAAATTAGCAAAAGAAATGTCTGCTGATGAAACACTTGTCATCTGTCTTTCCGGCAGAGGAGATAAAGATGTAGAAACCATTAAAAAAATTAAAGGAGGGCTGTAA
- a CDS encoding YfhD family protein encodes MGRAHKQKTRDKNKAKLPQVPKNLKYDGKDVEFSEELADQNDREAQARSQAAEKRAKNKKM; translated from the coding sequence ATGGGTAGAGCACATAAGCAAAAAACACGTGACAAAAATAAAGCAAAACTTCCCCAAGTTCCTAAAAATTTAAAATATGACGGTAAAGACGTAGAGTTTTCCGAAGAACTAGCTGACCAAAACGATCGAGAAGCACAAGCTCGATCCCAAGCAGCCGAAAAACGAGCAAAAAACAAAAAAATGTAA
- the trpA gene encoding tryptophan synthase subunit alpha, which yields MGIEKLNQAFQTVLEKGDKAFVPYIMAGDGGIEKLNEQIDFFEESGATALELGIPFSDPVADGPTIQEAGIRSLKAGTTLQAVLAQLKLSKSTRSIPIVIMTYMNPIYVFGIKEFARECEQAGVDGVIIPDLPMEEEEILADSLKDHQIALIRLAALTSSKERVKEIASGTQGFLYAVTVTGITGARASYSENIGSYLKELKEISSAPVLAGFGVSTPEHVVELGQYCDGVVVGSKIIELLQKNDRDSIKKLIDAAKKTSLILKN from the coding sequence ATGGGCATTGAAAAATTAAATCAAGCGTTTCAAACCGTTCTTGAAAAAGGGGATAAGGCATTTGTTCCATATATTATGGCAGGTGATGGAGGGATTGAAAAGCTAAATGAACAAATTGATTTTTTTGAAGAAAGTGGGGCAACTGCCTTAGAATTAGGCATTCCATTTTCCGATCCAGTTGCCGATGGGCCGACTATACAGGAGGCAGGTATTCGCTCATTAAAGGCAGGAACAACCTTGCAAGCGGTTCTTGCACAGCTGAAATTAAGTAAAAGCACAAGGTCTATTCCGATTGTGATCATGACTTATATGAATCCTATTTATGTATTTGGGATAAAAGAGTTTGCCAGAGAATGTGAGCAAGCCGGTGTCGATGGCGTGATTATTCCGGATTTACCGATGGAAGAGGAGGAAATTCTAGCAGATTCCTTGAAGGATCATCAAATCGCCTTAATCCGTCTAGCAGCATTAACGAGCTCAAAGGAAAGGGTGAAGGAAATTGCGAGTGGAACCCAAGGGTTTTTATACGCTGTAACAGTAACTGGTATAACCGGGGCAAGGGCCTCCTATAGTGAAAATATTGGTTCCTATTTAAAAGAGTTAAAGGAAATATCAAGTGCTCCTGTTTTAGCCGGATTTGGTGTCTCTACCCCTGAACATGTCGTAGAGCTAGGACAATATTGTGACGGTGTCGTTGTTGGTAGTAAAATCATTGAGCTTCTGCAGAAGAACGATCGAGACAGTATAAAAAAACTGATAGACGCTGCTAAAAAAACATCTTTAATCTTGAAAAATTAG
- a CDS encoding sugar phosphate isomerase/epimerase family protein, whose amino-acid sequence MKLGVFTVLFGEKSFTDMLDYVKDAGLKAVEIGTGGYPGDAHCKVDELLENEGKREVYLHELKSRGLEISAFSCHGNPISPNKEFAQKSHEDLKKTIQLASLMGVPVVNAFSGTAGDHEGAKYPNWPVAPWPNEFSEVLKWQWEEKLIPYWKEMGQFAKDHQVKIGLELHGGFLVHTPYTLLKLREATCDAIGANLDPSHLWWQGIDPVGAIKILVKENAIHHFHAKDTYIDQDHVNMYGLTDMQPYDEVRTRAWSFRSVGCGHSLHEWSNIISALRTYGYDHVVSIEHEDPIMSIEEGFTRAVTNLKAVLIEETPANMWWV is encoded by the coding sequence ATGAAACTTGGTGTGTTTACTGTATTATTTGGAGAAAAAAGCTTTACCGATATGCTGGATTATGTGAAGGATGCCGGCCTAAAAGCGGTTGAAATTGGCACAGGGGGCTATCCAGGAGATGCCCATTGTAAAGTGGATGAATTGCTTGAAAATGAAGGGAAGAGAGAGGTCTATTTACATGAGCTGAAATCAAGAGGATTAGAAATTAGTGCATTTAGTTGTCACGGTAATCCTATTTCGCCGAATAAAGAATTCGCCCAAAAGAGTCATGAGGACCTCAAAAAAACCATTCAATTAGCATCGCTTATGGGTGTACCGGTAGTCAATGCGTTTTCTGGAACAGCAGGCGATCATGAAGGAGCAAAATATCCGAACTGGCCTGTCGCGCCATGGCCGAATGAATTTTCAGAAGTTCTAAAATGGCAATGGGAGGAAAAGCTCATTCCTTATTGGAAGGAGATGGGACAGTTTGCAAAGGATCATCAAGTAAAAATTGGTCTTGAACTACACGGTGGATTTTTAGTTCATACTCCTTATACGTTACTTAAATTACGTGAGGCGACCTGTGATGCCATCGGAGCTAATCTAGATCCAAGTCATCTTTGGTGGCAAGGGATTGATCCCGTAGGTGCGATTAAAATACTGGTAAAAGAAAATGCGATCCATCATTTCCATGCGAAGGATACATATATTGATCAGGATCATGTGAATATGTATGGTCTGACCGATATGCAGCCTTATGATGAAGTAAGAACCAGAGCATGGTCTTTCCGCTCCGTTGGTTGTGGGCACAGCTTGCATGAATGGTCCAATATCATAAGTGCCCTGCGCACATATGGCTATGACCATGTCGTAAGCATTGAGCATGAAGACCCGATTATGTCTATAGAAGAAGGATTTACACGTGCAGTAACTAATCTCAAAGCCGTGCTAATTGAAGAAACACCAGCCAATATGTGGTGGGTATAG
- a CDS encoding helix-turn-helix domain-containing protein gives MHIGTRIRFYRLLRGLSPEELSDGITALSYLASIENNGHTPPIEMLSQLCDRLEIPFMTYPNEELTQLLDKWKPSLLQNDQEESSAIFEEISSKLSDSVDFQLILTYHVYLIRYYLIQKQLEKAKELIEMVKPFHFEMADDLKFSFQKFHGNYLYYTNQFAEAASLFNNAKNYLFAIDANLLDEKADLYYMYGLTLGRINKNTLSVFYIEEALSLFQQTYQMKRCTDCHMLLGVVYSKMQEYSDSEHHYTIAKQLAKSISYTDLIDKIEHNLGLLKSRQGKSKEAITHYLNSYEELDKQKTNDQLQIIINIINEYYKIGFIHEVNIWLEHGFSLIESIDQQKEHYIELTFFQYIVRGYPEGFEDFILNIAIPYFEERKQNQSIIVYSKKLGEYYQKKKRFKEAALSFAKANSVYEKILEL, from the coding sequence ATGCATATTGGGACAAGAATTCGATTTTATCGTCTTTTAAGAGGACTTAGTCCTGAGGAATTATCTGATGGCATTACCGCACTATCATATCTAGCATCTATTGAAAATAATGGTCATACACCTCCTATTGAAATGCTAAGTCAATTATGTGACCGGCTTGAAATTCCATTTATGACCTATCCGAACGAAGAATTAACTCAGCTCTTGGATAAATGGAAGCCTTCTTTATTACAAAATGATCAAGAGGAATCCTCTGCCATTTTTGAGGAAATTTCAAGCAAACTTTCTGATAGTGTGGACTTCCAACTTATTCTAACCTATCATGTATACTTAATCAGATATTACCTAATACAAAAACAGCTTGAGAAGGCAAAAGAATTAATCGAAATGGTTAAACCTTTTCACTTTGAAATGGCTGATGACTTAAAATTCTCATTTCAAAAATTCCACGGAAACTATCTCTACTACACAAATCAATTCGCTGAGGCAGCTAGTCTATTTAATAATGCAAAAAATTACTTATTTGCGATTGATGCAAATTTACTTGATGAAAAAGCCGACCTATATTATATGTATGGACTGACTCTTGGTCGAATCAACAAAAACACATTATCGGTTTTCTACATTGAAGAAGCATTATCACTTTTTCAACAAACCTATCAAATGAAGCGCTGTACAGATTGTCATATGCTACTTGGAGTGGTTTATAGTAAAATGCAAGAATATAGCGATTCTGAACATCATTACACGATTGCCAAACAGTTAGCAAAATCTATTAGCTATACAGATTTAATCGATAAAATTGAACATAACTTAGGATTGTTAAAATCTCGTCAAGGGAAATCAAAGGAGGCGATTACACATTATCTTAATAGTTATGAAGAATTAGATAAACAGAAAACAAATGACCAACTCCAAATTATTATTAATATCATCAATGAATACTATAAGATTGGCTTTATTCACGAGGTAAATATTTGGCTGGAACATGGTTTTTCCCTCATCGAGTCCATTGATCAACAAAAGGAGCACTATATTGAATTAACCTTTTTCCAGTATATTGTAAGGGGCTACCCTGAAGGCTTCGAGGATTTTATATTGAATATAGCGATTCCTTATTTCGAAGAAAGAAAGCAGAATCAATCCATTATCGTTTATTCAAAAAAACTCGGAGAATATTACCAGAAGAAGAAGAGATTTAAGGAGGCTGCGCTCTCTTTCGCTAAGGCAAATTCCGTCTATGAAAAAATTTTAGAACTTTAA
- the trpC gene encoding indole-3-glycerol phosphate synthase TrpC, with amino-acid sequence MTILDEIIFEKEKEVSFLKKYYQKNERISQKSVASIYDSFRSGKQMNIIAEIKRASPSKGNINIDVDPIAQAKQYQELGANAISVLTDGSFFKGSMNDLQAIREVVNLPILCKDFMIDLIQIDRAKEFGANIILLIVAALSKQRLEELYRYAKSLHLDVLVEVHNEEELETALQIGANIIGINNRNLKTFAVDLAVTERLAKRIDQDEVLIIGESGIKNKQDVERMKNAGAKGILVGETLMSSPDLSTTFQQLQIPL; translated from the coding sequence ATGACGATTCTAGATGAAATTATTTTTGAAAAGGAAAAGGAAGTAAGCTTTTTAAAAAAGTACTATCAAAAAAACGAAAGGATCAGCCAAAAATCCGTTGCATCCATCTATGATTCCTTTCGAAGTGGAAAGCAAATGAATATCATTGCAGAAATCAAAAGGGCATCTCCCTCAAAAGGAAATATTAACATCGATGTCGATCCCATTGCACAGGCAAAACAATATCAGGAACTAGGGGCGAATGCCATTTCTGTATTGACTGATGGAAGTTTTTTTAAAGGATCGATGAATGATTTACAGGCAATTAGAGAGGTCGTCAATTTACCTATATTGTGCAAGGATTTTATGATTGATTTGATTCAAATCGACCGTGCCAAGGAATTTGGTGCCAATATTATCTTACTGATTGTCGCTGCTTTATCCAAGCAAAGGTTAGAGGAGTTATATCGCTATGCGAAGTCCTTACATTTAGATGTTTTAGTCGAGGTTCATAATGAAGAGGAACTTGAAACAGCCCTGCAAATTGGTGCAAACATAATTGGTATCAACAATAGGAACTTAAAAACATTTGCGGTTGATTTGGCTGTAACTGAACGATTGGCAAAACGAATCGACCAAGATGAGGTACTAATCATTGGTGAGAGTGGAATAAAAAATAAGCAGGATGTAGAACGGATGAAAAACGCGGGAGCGAAAGGAATTCTTGTTGGTGAAACATTAATGAGTAGCCCGGATTTATCTACTACTTTTCAGCAATTACAAATTCCGCTTTGA
- a CDS encoding phosphoribosylanthranilate isomerase produces MKICGIKSLDAAMSAVEAGADLIGFVFADSKRRISPSQAKQIADHIPSAVKKVGVFVNEDAKKMTEIAEYVGLDFIQLHGDETPEDAMTLNRPIIKAFSIDGIFEIESYPCDYYLIDSPSGRYRGGTGLPFNWEKLHHTPLNKDQLILAGGLNEENVAEAIAIVKPALLDVSSGVETNGEKDPEKMRSFVKEAKRAFQQLKESEGNDNIYTTK; encoded by the coding sequence GTGAAGATTTGTGGAATTAAAAGCTTGGATGCGGCAATGAGTGCTGTAGAAGCGGGTGCTGATTTGATTGGCTTTGTCTTTGCGGATAGTAAGCGAAGGATTTCTCCGAGTCAAGCCAAGCAAATAGCCGATCATATCCCGTCAGCTGTAAAAAAAGTAGGAGTTTTTGTCAATGAGGATGCTAAGAAGATGACGGAAATCGCTGAATATGTTGGACTCGATTTTATCCAATTACATGGAGATGAAACACCAGAAGATGCGATGACCCTGAATCGTCCGATTATCAAGGCATTCTCTATTGATGGAATATTCGAAATAGAAAGTTACCCGTGTGATTACTATTTAATAGATAGTCCGAGTGGACGTTACCGGGGAGGAACTGGACTCCCTTTTAACTGGGAAAAACTTCATCACACTCCGCTTAATAAGGATCAATTGATTCTGGCAGGTGGATTGAATGAAGAAAATGTTGCGGAGGCGATAGCAATCGTAAAGCCCGCATTGCTTGATGTCTCTAGTGGTGTGGAAACCAATGGGGAAAAGGATCCAGAGAAAATGCGGTCATTTGTAAAGGAAGCAAAACGAGCGTTTCAACAATTAAAGGAGAGTGAAGGAAATGACAACATATACACAACCAAATGA
- the trpD gene encoding anthranilate phosphoribosyltransferase — MKAYLEKMMDHQSLSFEEMTNAANYLLDEDISDSEMGAFLATLKVKGETAEEIAGLVQVIRDKSLKIQLDIDHVMDNCGTGGDGSQSFNISTTSAFVIAGAGIKIAKHGNRSVSSRTGSADVLESLGISLNFRAEQIKEILEENGIAFLFAPNLHPSLKRIMKIRKDLKIPTVFNLIGPLTNPVDLDTQLLGIYRRDMLEMMASVLHRLGRKRALILNGAGYMDEASLSGENHLVLLDHGDIIPFTLKPEDVGLPHYENSEICGGSSVENASILMSVLTGEKGAYRDTVIFNAGLAIFANGLAQTVQEGIALARESIDSGAALKKLNYLIDYSQRAKEEVM, encoded by the coding sequence ATGAAAGCATATCTTGAAAAGATGATGGATCATCAGAGCTTATCCTTTGAGGAGATGACAAATGCCGCAAACTACTTACTTGATGAAGATATTTCCGATAGTGAAATGGGAGCCTTTCTAGCGACGCTGAAGGTAAAGGGCGAAACCGCTGAAGAAATCGCTGGACTCGTTCAAGTGATCAGAGATAAATCATTGAAAATTCAGCTTGATATCGATCATGTGATGGACAATTGTGGTACAGGTGGGGATGGCTCACAAAGCTTTAATATTAGCACTACCTCAGCCTTTGTTATTGCAGGTGCAGGGATAAAAATTGCCAAACACGGGAATCGCAGTGTTTCTAGTCGCACAGGGAGTGCGGACGTTTTAGAAAGCTTAGGAATTTCGTTAAATTTCCGAGCAGAACAAATTAAAGAGATTCTTGAAGAAAACGGGATTGCCTTTTTATTTGCCCCCAATCTTCATCCGAGCTTAAAGCGGATTATGAAAATACGCAAGGATTTAAAAATCCCAACAGTATTCAATTTAATTGGGCCATTAACGAATCCAGTCGATTTAGATACCCAGTTATTAGGCATCTACCGTCGTGACATGTTAGAGATGATGGCAAGCGTTCTTCATCGTTTAGGAAGAAAAAGAGCCCTTATCCTTAATGGTGCAGGCTATATGGATGAAGCCTCATTATCAGGAGAAAATCACTTGGTTCTTTTAGATCATGGAGACATCATTCCTTTTACATTGAAACCGGAAGATGTCGGTTTGCCACATTATGAAAATAGTGAAATTTGCGGTGGCAGTTCTGTTGAAAATGCATCTATCCTCATGAGTGTCTTAACTGGAGAAAAGGGAGCCTACAGGGATACGGTTATTTTCAATGCAGGACTTGCGATTTTTGCCAATGGATTAGCTCAAACGGTGCAAGAAGGAATAGCCCTTGCAAGAGAGAGTATTGATTCAGGAGCAGCCCTGAAAAAGTTAAACTATCTTATTGATTATAGCCAAAGAGCAAAGGAGGAAGTGATGTAG
- the trpE gene encoding anthranilate synthase component I: MKITGYKIDHINADTLTPIAVFNRIQGRKKFLLESSLKHEENGRYSFIGMNPYMEFIARGSHVAIINQQKEVMKEETGKPLELLKKYIPGEELSILNIPFIGGAVGYIGYDAIREYENIGEVINDEVEMPDIHFMFYQDILVFDHLAQTISMIALNLNESRTDQELVKSITDLKAFITDSHSELAFELEASNVSFTPLMKKAEFMKLVEVAKEHILQGDIFQLVLSQRMIGNIDHDSFQFYRKLRNANPSPYMFYLDFEDYVVLGASPESLIKTKGKQLITNPIAGTRPRGNTKAQDQTLENELLSDEKELAEHQMLVDLSRNDIGKICEPGSISIPKYMMVERYQHVMHIVSEVKGTMRAEFSGIDALIACLPAGTVSGAPKIRAMQIINDLEKRKRGVYAGAIGYINVNGDLDFALAIRTLVIKNGKAILQAGAGIVYDSDPEKEYEETLNKAKSLLEVNNHDYLARQL, translated from the coding sequence ATGAAGATTACAGGTTATAAGATCGATCATATAAACGCGGATACCCTTACTCCCATTGCTGTGTTCAATCGCATTCAGGGGAGAAAGAAATTTTTATTGGAAAGCTCATTAAAGCACGAAGAGAATGGTCGGTACTCATTTATTGGGATGAACCCCTATATGGAGTTTATTGCAAGAGGGAGTCACGTTGCAATCATCAATCAGCAAAAGGAAGTAATGAAGGAGGAGACGGGAAAACCGCTTGAGTTATTAAAAAAGTATATTCCGGGAGAAGAATTATCCATACTGAATATCCCATTTATCGGGGGAGCAGTTGGCTATATCGGCTATGATGCAATTCGAGAGTATGAAAACATTGGAGAAGTGATCAATGATGAGGTAGAAATGCCGGATATCCATTTTATGTTTTATCAAGATATTCTTGTGTTTGATCATCTGGCACAAACGATTTCGATGATTGCTTTAAATCTGAATGAAAGTAGAACAGATCAGGAGCTGGTAAAAAGCATCACTGACTTAAAAGCTTTCATTACGGACTCGCATTCAGAATTAGCTTTTGAGCTAGAGGCATCGAATGTATCGTTTACCCCATTAATGAAAAAAGCGGAATTTATGAAATTAGTTGAGGTGGCGAAGGAACATATTCTTCAAGGAGATATTTTTCAACTGGTTCTTTCGCAAAGAATGATCGGAAATATTGACCATGATTCCTTTCAATTTTATCGCAAGCTACGCAATGCGAATCCATCGCCATATATGTTTTATCTCGATTTTGAAGATTATGTGGTTCTTGGTGCCTCGCCTGAAAGCTTAATCAAAACAAAGGGAAAGCAATTGATTACCAATCCGATCGCGGGAACTCGGCCAAGAGGGAATACGAAGGCACAGGATCAAACATTAGAAAATGAACTGTTAAGCGATGAAAAGGAGCTAGCAGAACATCAGATGCTCGTGGATTTAAGTCGAAATGATATCGGGAAAATTTGTGAACCAGGAAGTATTTCAATTCCCAAATATATGATGGTCGAGAGATATCAGCATGTGATGCATATTGTTTCCGAAGTTAAAGGAACGATGAGGGCAGAGTTTTCTGGGATTGATGCATTGATTGCCTGTTTACCAGCAGGAACGGTATCTGGGGCACCGAAAATTCGCGCGATGCAAATCATCAATGATTTAGAAAAAAGAAAGCGAGGCGTGTATGCAGGGGCGATCGGCTATATCAACGTGAATGGGGATCTTGACTTTGCACTAGCTATCCGCACATTAGTGATTAAAAATGGAAAGGCCATTTTACAGGCAGGTGCGGGAATCGTTTATGATTCTGATCCGGAAAAGGAATATGAAGAGACGCTGAATAAGGCGAAATCACTTTTGGAGGTGAATAATCATGATTATCTTGCTAGACAATTATGA
- a CDS encoding YfhE family protein, whose product MSKDKRVKTKSNLSSMQAINYAHEFKIADRAGGYIQDRQKNS is encoded by the coding sequence ATGTCGAAAGATAAACGTGTTAAAACAAAAAGTAATTTATCGAGTATGCAAGCCATTAACTATGCCCATGAATTTAAAATTGCCGATCGTGCAGGTGGATATATCCAAGACAGACAAAAAAATTCTTGA
- a CDS encoding anthranilate synthase component II has product MIILLDNYDSFTYNLYQYLLELGETVEVFRNDRITVEEIRDMQPKAIILSPGPGVPEQAGICMDVIKELHQQIPILGVCLGHQAIGAAFGARIVQAREIKHGKTSRILHTGEGIFQYMTQPLEVMRYHSLVIEKASLPGQLDILATSMDDQEIMAIKHTIFPLYGIQFHPESIGTKAGKEIIKNFLVEIRKENSYESIS; this is encoded by the coding sequence ATGATTATCTTGCTAGACAATTATGATTCATTTACGTATAACCTTTATCAATATTTATTGGAGCTTGGGGAAACAGTAGAGGTTTTTCGAAATGATCGAATTACTGTCGAAGAAATTAGGGATATGCAGCCGAAAGCAATTATTCTTTCTCCTGGACCAGGAGTACCAGAGCAAGCGGGTATTTGTATGGACGTCATCAAGGAATTGCATCAACAAATCCCTATTTTAGGTGTTTGTTTAGGACATCAGGCAATCGGTGCTGCCTTCGGTGCAAGGATTGTTCAGGCAAGGGAAATTAAGCATGGAAAAACATCGAGAATTCTTCATACAGGTGAAGGAATCTTTCAATATATGACCCAACCACTTGAGGTGATGAGGTATCACTCATTGGTGATTGAAAAAGCAAGTTTACCAGGACAGCTAGATATTTTAGCTACATCAATGGATGATCAAGAAATTATGGCCATTAAGCATACTATCTTCCCTTTATATGGCATCCAATTCCATCCAGAATCGATTGGAACAAAAGCAGGGAAAGAAATAATCAAAAACTTTTTAGTCGAAATCAGAAAGGAGAATTCATATGAAAGCATATCTTGA